In the genome of Longimicrobium terrae, the window TCTCGCCTCCGGACTTCAACGGGCCGACGGGCACCGCGGGAACGGACGAGGGCGACCTCAACCGCGGCGCGGGCACCACGTACCGACCGCCCTCCGTCTGATTCCGGACGGGGTGGATGAACAGCGCGGGGGCGGCCGACAGGGCCGCCCCCGCGCTCGTTTCCGGGCGGCGCGGCGCGTGCTACCTTGGGCCGCATGCCGCTACCCGAGACGCTGTACACCCTCGCGCTCCGCGCCGCCCGCCCGCTCCTTCCGCTCGCCGCGCGGGGCGACGGAAAGCTCGCCCGCAGCGTTCGCGGGCGGTCCGGTGTGCTGGCGCGGATGGAGGCGTGGGCGGCCGCGCACCGCGATCCCGCGCGTCCCCTCGTGTGGTTCCACGCGCCCAGCGTGGGCGAAGGGCTGCAGGCGCGCGCCGTTCTGCAGGCGTTCCGCGCGCGGCGGCCGGAGGCGCAGGTCGTCTACACCTTCTTTTCCGCCTCAGCCGAGCGGTTCGCCGCCGGCGTAGGCGCGGACCACGCGGACTACCTCCCCATCGACCTCGCCGGCGACATCCGCCGCGCGCTGGACGCGCTCCGCCCCGACGTCATCGCGTTCTCCAAGACGGACGTGTGGCCCGTCCTCACCCGCGAAGCCGCCGCCCGCGGCGTCCGCCTCGCCCTCCTGAGCGCCACGCTCCCCGCCGGATCCAGCCGCCTGCGCGGACCGGCGCGCGCCCTCCTGGGCCCTGCGTACGCGCGGCTGGACGTCGTCGCGGCGATCTCGGCGGAGGACGCGGACCGCTTCGCCGGGCTCAACGTCCCCTCGCGGCGGCGTCAGGTGATGGGCGACGCGCGGTTCGACCAGGTGTGGGCGCGCACCGCGGCGGCGGACCTTGCCTCGCCCCTGCTCCGCCCGTTCGGTGGTTCCGATGGGATGACGCTCGTCGCCGGCTCCACCTGGCCCGCGGATGAGGATCGTCTGATCCCCGCGCTCGCCCGCCTGGCCGCGGATGGACTGCGCCCGCGCCTGATCCTGGTTCCGCACGAGCCCACGCCGGACTACCTGGCCCGCTCCGACGCCGCGC includes:
- a CDS encoding 3-deoxy-D-manno-octulosonic acid transferase, which codes for MPLPETLYTLALRAARPLLPLAARGDGKLARSVRGRSGVLARMEAWAAAHRDPARPLVWFHAPSVGEGLQARAVLQAFRARRPEAQVVYTFFSASAERFAAGVGADHADYLPIDLAGDIRRALDALRPDVIAFSKTDVWPVLTREAAARGVRLALLSATLPAGSSRLRGPARALLGPAYARLDVVAAISAEDADRFAGLNVPSRRRQVMGDARFDQVWARTAAADLASPLLRPFGGSDGMTLVAGSTWPADEDRLIPALARLAADGLRPRLILVPHEPTPDYLARSDAALRATGRAPVRLSAVDAGTGPGDTVLVDRVGVLGDLYAVADVAYVGGGWGTAGLHSVLEPAAFGVPVLFGPRHANAREAADLIRAGGAFEASDAAPLETVLRPILSDDERRTHAGAAARAYVASHLGAAERGARIIQDLLVQAR